The nucleotide sequence GAGCCGTtgggccgctgccgtggtaATGGGTGCAGGTACATCGctcctcgcagcagcacggtgGTCTGCTCGGTTGTGGCACGGGTCGCCTCCGGCGAGAGGCACGGCAGTGACACATGCACGACTCCGCCGACGGCATCGCGAAAcgaggggaggcggagggatGTTGATTGATGTCTATAGTTTGTGTCTTAtaccggcagcggtgccgcgaaTTGAGTCtggtttgtgtgcgtgtaaaGAGCGAAGAAAAGTGCGCAACGACGGCGTACCTTCGGCGGGCGAGAACGCACAACAATACCGCAGGGAATGGTATCGGCAGCAGAGCATTCAATGCACGAGCACCGATAGGTGCAGGAAAGCGGCAGAGGGTGAAAGCGCCAGAGAATGTCCACCAGGAAGGAAAACAGGAagaaaacagagaagaggcgTGAGCGTCCACAAGATGCAGGAGACGGTGTGCCCTACACCTGAGTTTCGGGCATTGTCGCCTTCGATCCTTCTCGAGCGTGTCACCAGAGCCGCGGgaaaggggaaggagggaagccGCGGCTACTTGagcgcgcgccgacgcgttCATTTTGCGCGCTTATATCCGCGATGTGGCTGGCACACCTAAATATACGCAGGGCCATCTATCGCGCGTCCCGTCGCGTGGAAGACGCCAGCAGGCGAACTGAGATCCGTCCTCCTTGCGCACAGACGCTGGATCGGCCGAGAAGTTGGCAATCTTCGACAGCACTCGAGGCATGGGATCTGCGCAACGCTGCTGTGCGGTCGCTGACGCAGTTGCTCCTGTTTTTCAAAAAGCCGAGACTCCCTGAAGACGAGAAGACAAATAGGCAGaggatacacacacacgcacacgcggagaCACACGCGGGAGATTCCTGTAGACATCAAGACAAAGCAAAGGAGCcgaggcagagaagcgcgcgcgcccgcGAAAGCCGAGCCTGTGGCCCACTCCTGCACGTGTATCATTACACACGCAAGGGATGGGGGCAGCTGGGCGGTTGGAAAAAGGCAGGGTGTCCACGCACGAAAGAAAGGCGAGCGAGAcccacctccctcttgcCTTCAACACCCACTGTCTAGCCGAGGAGGAGTGAGGTGGGAAGAAGGAGAGCGTTTGCGCGTGAGCGGCAatgctcgccgccgcccccatCTCTCCGCGCTCTGTAGCAACGCAGAAGTGAGCGAGGCAACGAGCTGATCGGGTGTGTGCACGTTGGGCCTTTACGGAAGTGTGGTATCTCTCCAATCTGCCTGGGGTGCTGTACCTGTGCAACTCCGCCGAcatcgttgtcgtcgtcaaCCCGACACGGTCGCTCCCACGTGGCTGTCCCCGCCTATGCCTGGTTGTTGTCCTTCTCCTTGGCTGCCTCCTCGATCTTCATCTTTTCGTTCTCCAACCGTGTCTCGGCAGCGCGGGCGCGACGATCTTTGATTTCCTGCAGCTCTCGCGCTAGCTTGCGGCGGTTCATGATGACGCCGTGCAGCGCACCGATGCAGCGCGCGATGGCCGCTAAGAAGGTCGCAATCGCCTCGTCGTTGGTGTGCCGGATCATCTCGATCGACGAGCGGCGGGCGTAGATCTCAGGCTGCAGGCTAatcagctcctgcagcacctccagtACATCCTCGGAGATCGGCATGACGGCGTTTCCGACATCCTTGAGGTACTCCTCTATCTGCTGAAGCACCTTGCACAGATGAATCAAGGACAGCTCCCGCTCTTGCACCTGCGTGGAGAGCGTGGTGATGGTGGAGTCGGTCAGATCGCGCAGGAGATGCTCGATGCCGATCTCCTCGGCTTCCTCCGCACCGAGGTGGGTCGGGATGTTGCGGAACTCGAGTGAGCGCGTGCCTTCACGCCCCTGCACCGTCGTGTAGGCCCGCACCGGCACGCCCTTGTTGTTTGGGTCGGTGTTTACTACACAGTAGACAGGATTGAGACAGAAGCGATCCGCGACCagaagatgcagcagcaTGTCATTGGGCTGAATGGTGGGGCCGGAGGAGTACCACCCCACAACTTTCACCTTCGGTAACACGCGTTTGTGCATCGCAAACATCTCCTGGGCGTAGTTCGTGTCAAAGAACCATACGTCGGCATCCTGCGGGTCCTCGTCGAAGGGGACGGCGAAGCTGTTGTTGATGTCGAGCGTCTGCATCCCTGTGGAGTCGCGCACGTAGCGCCCAAGCAGCAGCCCTGCCACACGCTTTTTCTGAACGGCAGAGGTGTTCATGCGGGCGTAGTGGTCCACCAgggacagcagcaccagcgggtGCACTTCCACACGGCCCGCTGTGGGAAGGAACGCCGGAGGCGCCGCGACATCCCCCTTTCCATCACTGCCGTCGTCAGACGCGACGTCGTTGCTGGCCACAAGTGGGTCGGGCTTCATGGACTTCGGATCGTTGCTCATGGTGCCTCTGGATTTGCTTAGGTGCCGGTGTATGCGCGTGGAAGTGAGAAACCCGATACGAGCTTGTGTCTCGTTCCGCAGCACTTCGCCGAAAATAGTAGAATAAACGGCAGCGACTGCGCCTGCCAAGGCTATCCTACTCTGCTCGCTGTCGCGCTGATCTGCCTGTGTTGGTGCTTATCTTTTTGCTTGGGCGGTGCGTCCCTATGTTAGTGGTGCGCactcgccgcagccgcactgACTCGtacttctgtgtgtgtgcgcgtgtcgaaAGCAAGCAATGCCACGGGCAGGATGGATCGGAGCGAAGGAGACCGAGGGGTCGAGAAGGACACGTCACGCGGTAAAAGAGCTGAAAACTGTCGAGCAATTTTATGTTGGGGTGCACGTAGCGATTTGATCGTCGtggcgaagggggagggacatgcacacgcgcgtgtgttACCCCGAAACGAAAGCGGAGGGAGACGATGCGGTGAACGCCGAAAacaggaggaagagaagggaagaggcagCGCAGAAAAAGATGGCACAGACAGCAGCACTGAATACATGTTGCACAGGGATAGAGACGCACATGGGCTAGCGCCTACAAAGCAGATGCACGTACGATCTGTTTCTTGTGTTGCGGCGGAGGGCACAGCCCTGCTGCACAAATGCACTTCATCAGCCGAGTTGCGCCCCAGTCAGTGAGGCGGAAGATAAACATGGAGCACAGaaaacacacgcatgcacaaaGAGGCCCACCCCGAAGGGCACGCACAGAGCGACACACAAAAATTTCGAAGACATCACAGCAAGGAGGAAAATCATGAAAGCAGAGAAAGGGCAGAAGTCACGCAGagccacccccaccctcccccggggggaggagagaggaaacGTGACATAGCAGAGgctgcacctgcgccgctTATCTTCTTTCACCACAGCTCTCCCttctgcgctgctcctccagtcGAGAATCCAAGCAAGCCACTGTCACCGTTcgctgcagtggcagtgCTCCGCACACCAACCGGCGAGCAGGCATGTGCATATGCGACACACGAAAGAAGCACGCAACGAATGCGAATGAGGTGCGGAAAATGGTCACGAAGACGAGTGAAACGCTACAACAGAAGAGAGCGTCTTTCTTCATCGACCTCTTTCTGACCGCCTAGCAGCACGGACACATCGCGCATGacgcctctttttcttttcttcgtgTTGCTTCGGCTACATGGATGGGAATCATGCGCACATTATGACGAAGGAAAGACAGAAGCCCACATCCATAATGAaaaggcgccgccgccgaaacAAAATACGCATGCGCCAAGAGAAAACCCTGACAACGTCTGCCGTGGCGCAGCCACGGAAGCGATGAGGAGttgagagagggggcgggaaATGTGAGATGGACTGCAAGAGAGCCCAAACACATACaggcagagaagggagaaacGAAAGGAGGAGAACGTGAATGCTGAGGAAGACAACAGAAGTCGGTcagcgcgccggcagcggcagcagcagcggcacgaggACGCAAGggagcacgcacagacgcggGCGTATGTCAGCGCAGCCCATGAATcagaaagaaagagacaTTTGAagaacaaaaacgaaaagcagCGAAGAAACCGGAGGAGATGTGAGCGCGCACAGCGATGAGCGggtgaaaaaaaagaagggaagTTGGAAAGACGACAACGTACGGAGCGTGTTTGTTGGATGCCAGACCaatcagctccgccgccaaGGCTGGCGCTAGTGCAGTGCTCAACAAGTGTCACAGCCTCCGCAACTTGGGCAGCAACGGGTAGTGAGGATAggcaaaggaaaaagaaaaccgtgtgcgtgagtgaaATAGAGAGTGAGAGGCAAGAGCGCCCCAGCAAAAGCCGAAAAGGCGATatgcgcacacaaacaaaaagcagTCGACGCCGCCCCAAAGAATGAGCGGTGGAAACGGGGAAACAAACAGCGCAAGGAAGTGGTGAGATGGTGAGTCAGCGCTGATGGAAACGACGCGCGTGAGTGGCGGTGTGGATGCTGATTTCATATGCGTCTTTCCTTGCCGgtgcggtgccggtggcgcacAATGTGAGCTCGTCCGTCTTCTAATTTATTTCAGCGCGGTAAGGGGAGCGTTAAGTGGGAAGAGGGGGTTGATGGCCTCCGTCGTGGCGGGGCACTCAAGGTGAGGCCCCGTATGGAGGCAAAGGCAGAAAAGGTCgaaagaagagggcggcgtcggcggaaAAGTTGGAGACCACAAACGATGGGATGTGCAGCTTCGAACGGGGCATAGACGAGTCCAACGCTGGTGCGCgagcggaggcgaaggcaaCCTTTGCTCCTCTGCAGTGGAGGTCCATGCTTTGTTTTTCTCCCTTCCGCCTCAGtcccacaccccaccccctcgcaCAGGAAGCGACAATGACACTACAagggctgctgcagcacgtggggggggaggaaggaggggagcaAGAAGGGCGAGAAATGATGCACGGCGGTAAATacgagaggcagagagatgAGCGGGAGGACCCCCTGCACCGCTCCcatcccacccacccacccccctcaCACGCACTGGCACACATAGACACGCATGCCCATTTagggggaaagagagggggaggggggctgtgCGGTGTGTGAGTGCGTCCTTACGTGCATGTCGCAGAGTTGCTTTTTTCTCGATTGAATTCAAAACATAACATTCAGTCAGCGCACACACTCTTTATACGTGCGTGCAATGatctttttgtgtgtgtgtgtgtgtctttccTTGCTTTCTTATATTAGTGGGGCCGTCTACTTAGAAGATGACCCTGTCCCACccttctcgtcctcttcACTTGTACTCTTTCACTCACTCTTCGTCGCATAGAGCTCTCCGCTACACGCTTGTagctctcctcccctctctctttcggtGGTCATCCGCACCACGTCAGCGAGGGCAGAGACacatcgaaaaaaaaaattgaCACGAACAACAAGGATGTGTAAGGATCCTGGCGCAATTTGCCTTCGTTTTCCCGTTATTACCTATTGGCAAGtgcgggggagagaggaacaGCGAGAAAGGGGCGCAGAAACTCGCGTAGAATGGAAGAGAGCCAGAGAAGCCAAAAGAAACTAACAAGCGAGGAAGCCGAGAAAAATACAATCAGAAAAGGGTTACCGTCATTCTTTTCTTGTAAGAAAAGCTGTGTCGACGTTCATCTTGCAACCTGCATATCaaccccccaccccttccctcctgcaagcacgcacgcaaggaTATCAAAAGCTGACATTGCGCGCgtatgcacacacacacacagatatgTACACCAGCAACACAAAAGGAAGATCGAAGAAAACATACGCACAAAAACGCACACCTCAGCTGTGCTCGTGAGCTCGATCAACGCGAGTGTACAATCAGTGGCCCATGAAAGAGAGCAAGGATATTCTATGAGGGCCTG is from Leishmania infantum JPCM5 genome chromosome 32 and encodes:
- a CDS encoding putative 26S proteasome regulatory subunit — translated: MSNDPKSMKPDPLVASNDVASDDGSDGKGDVAAPPAFLPTAGRVEVHPLVLLSLVDHYARMNTSAVQKKRVAGLLLGRYVRDSTGMQTLDINNSFAVPFDEDPQDADVWFFDTNYAQEMFAMHKRVLPKVKVVGWYSSGPTIQPNDMLLHLLVADRFCLNPVYCVVNTDPNNKGVPVRAYTTVQGREGTRSLEFRNIPTHLGAEEAEEIGIEHLLRDLTDSTITTLSTQVQERELSLIHLCKVLQQIEEYLKDVGNAVMPISEDVLEVLQELISLQPEIYARRSSIEMIRHTNDEAIATFLAAIARCIGALHGVIMNRRKLARELQEIKDRRARAAETRLENEKMKIEEAAKEKDNNQA